In the Arachis ipaensis cultivar K30076 chromosome B04, Araip1.1, whole genome shotgun sequence genome, ATCATGTATTGAATTTCTGGAGTCAAAGATATTAGTCTATAATTTCTATGTAAAATAGTATTACTGACACAAACACATAATTAACAATAGATTTCATTCAATTTAAGACTAAGGGATATCAACTTCCAATCATAATAGCAATTGTACCACATAAGTATTCTAATATCATAGTTGGGAGTGTACTCACTCATGACGTTTCTTTGACTTCTGCTTCGCTTGACCACCCTTCGCTACTTTTCCATCACCAGATAATGCAGCATCCTCTACTCCTGCTCATTAGAAGAATATGCTCAAATTGCTATCAAAAGACCATGGTCTAGCATctttcacaaaattaaaaagcatattcatcttcatcttcttttcaTTTACTTGAGTAGGATTGTGAAaataaaatcttagaaaaccataTAGCTAAACTATAAACTTTCCACTTTTCAATGTTTTAACATCTATCACTTATTGACTCATCTCCCATCCTGAGCATGACCCCAAAAGTGAAAGAAGTTTGGAGACAAAATGGCAGAGATAAACAAGCACATCTAATCCTGTTCATATATTGTATCACAAGAATATTTAAAACCGGAAAGAAAATGGCGGTCAAGAATGACTCACTAAATGCTTGATACCTATCCTTTTCACAAAAGAAAGAAATCATGGAGAGGTACACGGAAGTCTCATCCTTGGTCCCTTTTGATGGTTCGTAATATAACCCAGCTGCAGTCCATTACTTAataaaattcttcttcactcgcCTCATAAGATCCAAGATATAGTCACCTTTATTGTTATACTTACAACAATTGTCCCAAATGTATTGAACATCCTTATAAACATCCAAGATATAGTCACCTTTATTGGAGGACTTAATTTTGATGCTAGCGGTAGCAGCCCTCTTTGATGGAACAGGGGATTTCAAATCAGGCAAGGAATTTGCACTGTCTTCCTTCCTATCAGCACCGACACCTTGTTTGTCAAAGCCGTGTTGTTGGCTACTCTTATCGGGGTCACTATGCGTAGGAGCATCTGAAGACGTGTGCTGGGAATGGGACTCCAACATCTTTGGAGTCTTGAGTTTCACCTTAAAGCACCCAACCTCGAGTGGCTTCCCCACAGTCTTATCAATGGAGCCATCAGGATTAATGCTGGCCACATTGTAATGCTGCTGATCTGTCCCAGTCTTTCCCTTCCCCTTTTTATGCCCACGCTTCCGCTTCATCCTCTAACAAAACCACACTCTGTTCCAAAAACAATTAACACCAAATTTAAGTTTCTAACTCACCATACTACAAATTACAGAAATCTATGCATCTAAAGGTCACCAAATATTTGCAGAACAAATTAAAGTGCTAATTAAGCACACAACAAAACCTATCTTCTGAATTTTGTATATGATAAGAAAAGAAACATAATATTTCGCAAGCATAGGTACGTGGTTAGAATTTAGCTAAAAACAAGCAGAATTATCAGCTAAAAGAGGTTAAGATAGCAATTAAAAGATTATATTTCAGAAGAGGATAGAAATTACATCAGAAGGAACAGGGATATGGTGTGAGAAGAAGAGTGATGGCTCAAAAGATTCTGCAGTAATTTCCTGAAaggaggaaaaacaaaaaaagttagAACCAACCAACAATGATATAAAGTATAGACACTTGTTCCTCAAAAAGTATAATTTCTAAATCTGTTCAGAGAGGAACACCTTGATTACCTTTTTTTAGAGAGAAACCAATGATGAACCTTATTTATATAATGATATCAATGAacataatattatttattattattttttatagataTGGCCAAACAGATTTAGAAACTATGATACTGGAAGAACATATATcgacaaacaacaacaacaacaacaacaacataagcAATTAAATATAATTAGCTAATACATAATAGTAAATTCTCAATAGTAGTATATGTATAAACATAGCAGAACAGAACATACATGAGCAATATTAGAACAAAAAGACCATGATATCAACAAAAGAGACAGAACACAAAATATTCAATCACATATTTCCTTGTCAAACACAAAAACtcggaaattaaaataaataaaaccgtAATATAAAACtccaaaattaaaatattcacaTTTTGTAAAACACTATTAAAACAGAATAACACAGCCGAATAACACCAAACAAACTGAATTCACCACCACCTCAGTTATTGAATATATGTATACTGGTCTCTAATTTCAAGAACTTAAAATGAAAATATTACTAAAGTGGCATGGGAATTTAATATTTC is a window encoding:
- the LOC107635183 gene encoding uncharacterized protein LOC107635183, which gives rise to MKRKRGHKKGKGKTGTDQQHYNVASINPDGSIDKTVGKPLEVGCFKVKLKTPKMLESHSQHTSSDAPTHSDPDKSSQQHGFDKQGVGADRKEDSANSLPDLKSPVPSKRAATASIKIKSSNKGVEDAALSGDGKVAKGGQAKQKSKKRHEYSIEQEYIVIERH